The Pseudomonas orientalis genome contains a region encoding:
- a CDS encoding putative metallopeptidase yields the protein MSRPMPPLSLLELSDFGVRITPAPEVLEWLQAEILADTGSIHNEDHAHLLDADIRVMWASSSFAKQGRTVLGQAEQVAFRAGGWQKARMEQQMRDWFGDVPAFIITLAADYCAQCSDTDFCALVEHELYHIAHAMDKYGQPAFTKEGAPKLEMRGHDVEEFVGVVRRYGASPDVQALVDAANSPAEVGKLNIARACGTCLLKLA from the coding sequence ATGAGTCGACCAATGCCGCCATTATCGCTGCTTGAATTGTCCGACTTTGGCGTTCGCATTACTCCTGCTCCCGAGGTGTTGGAATGGCTCCAAGCAGAGATCCTTGCCGACACCGGCAGCATTCACAACGAAGACCATGCCCACCTACTGGATGCAGACATCCGGGTTATGTGGGCGTCGTCGAGCTTCGCCAAGCAGGGCCGTACCGTCCTGGGCCAAGCCGAGCAGGTAGCGTTCCGCGCGGGTGGCTGGCAGAAAGCCCGAATGGAGCAGCAGATGCGTGATTGGTTCGGCGATGTGCCGGCCTTCATCATCACTCTGGCTGCTGACTACTGCGCCCAGTGCAGCGACACCGACTTCTGTGCCCTGGTAGAGCATGAGCTGTATCACATCGCCCACGCCATGGATAAGTACGGACAGCCAGCCTTTACCAAGGAAGGGGCGCCCAAGCTTGAGATGCGCGGTCACGACGTCGAAGAGTTCGTCGGTGTGGTCCGCCGCTACGGTGCGAGCCCTGACGTTCAAGCGTTGGTGGATGCTGCAAACAGTCCTGCTGAGGTGGGGAAATTGAACATTGCGAGGGCCTGCGGAACCTGTCTGCTCAAGCTGGCTTAA
- a CDS encoding phage tail terminator-like protein, producing the protein MSHAIIASIYEAKLIAWNAARPEKLKIVFENTAYTPAADETYLRAFTIPGDTASNTLGGDHRLYTGVFQVSIIAPAGTGKAKTNPLAAEIIALFPLYVREVKNGFVVTPMTPVDVGPGIVGDSTYTVPLSFTYRSDTTP; encoded by the coding sequence ATGAGTCACGCAATCATCGCCTCGATCTACGAGGCCAAGCTCATAGCTTGGAATGCTGCCAGGCCGGAGAAGCTAAAGATTGTGTTCGAGAACACGGCCTACACGCCGGCGGCTGATGAGACGTATCTGCGGGCTTTCACGATCCCGGGCGACACCGCGAGCAACACGCTCGGCGGCGATCACCGGCTTTACACCGGCGTGTTTCAGGTCAGCATCATCGCGCCTGCCGGCACCGGCAAAGCAAAGACAAACCCACTTGCCGCCGAGATCATCGCGCTATTCCCGCTGTACGTGCGAGAAGTGAAGAACGGATTCGTAGTAACGCCCATGACGCCTGTAGATGTCGGTCCAGGCATTGTCGGCGACTCAACCTACACCGTGCCGCTCTCGTTTACCTACCGCTCCGATACCACCCCGTAA
- a CDS encoding major capsid protein, which produces MATTVNSDLIIYNDEAQTAYLERVQDNLDVFNASSNGAIVLDNEMIEGDFRKRAFYKLGGGLDHRDVNSEAKVVSKKIGAGEAVGVKAPWKYGPYQTTEEAFKRRGRPVDEFSQIIGVDVADATLEGFIHYATAALRAAIGSNAGMVVSANIETDGKKTLTRGMRKFGDKFGRIALWVMHSSAYFDIVDEAIANKVYEEAGVVIYGGLPGTLGKPVLVTDTAPADVIFGLLPNAVVITESQAPGFRSYEVNDEENLGIGYRAEGTVNIDVLGYSWKETTGGANPTLAAVGSAANWVKHSDSNKVTAGVMITLTTTPPAAG; this is translated from the coding sequence ATGGCGACAACCGTAAACAGCGACCTGATCATCTACAACGATGAGGCGCAAACCGCATACCTGGAGCGCGTCCAGGACAACCTGGATGTGTTCAACGCATCCTCCAACGGCGCCATCGTCCTTGACAACGAAATGATCGAAGGCGATTTCCGCAAACGAGCGTTCTACAAGCTCGGCGGCGGGCTGGATCACCGCGACGTCAACTCCGAAGCCAAAGTGGTTTCGAAGAAGATCGGCGCTGGCGAAGCTGTTGGTGTGAAGGCTCCGTGGAAATATGGCCCATACCAAACCACCGAAGAGGCGTTCAAGCGTCGCGGCCGTCCGGTGGATGAGTTCTCCCAAATCATCGGCGTTGATGTGGCAGACGCTACCCTGGAAGGCTTCATTCACTACGCCACCGCAGCTCTGCGTGCCGCGATCGGCTCCAACGCTGGCATGGTTGTCTCGGCAAACATCGAAACCGACGGCAAGAAGACCCTGACCCGCGGCATGCGCAAATTCGGCGACAAGTTCGGCCGCATTGCCCTGTGGGTCATGCACTCGTCGGCCTATTTCGACATCGTGGACGAGGCGATCGCGAACAAGGTCTACGAGGAAGCCGGCGTAGTCATCTACGGCGGTCTGCCTGGCACGCTTGGCAAGCCAGTGCTGGTGACCGACACCGCACCGGCTGACGTGATTTTCGGCCTGCTGCCGAATGCCGTTGTGATCACCGAGTCGCAGGCGCCTGGCTTCCGGTCCTACGAGGTGAACGATGAAGAGAACCTCGGCATAGGCTACCGCGCAGAAGGCACCGTAAACATCGACGTGCTGGGCTACAGCTGGAAGGAAACCACTGGCGGTGCCAACCCAACCCTGGCCGCTGTTGGTTCGGCCGCCAACTGGGTCAAGCACTCGGACAGCAACAAGGTCACCGCCGGCGTGATGATTACCCTGACCACCACGCCGCCTGCCGCCGGCTGA
- a CDS encoding minor capsid protein has protein sequence MAANQAALDATIRHAVFLEKLKAGEVGKFAPFLKEIDRSIRDRLTQSDLTEYNVKRLEALLKEVDSLLLGILDRYSAQLNLDLVDIANYEAEFEATSIARSAPVGVSLDVVAPTAAAIRTAVLTNPLSVRGTGGGKLLKTFIKSWTGAERERVTGTIRQGFFEGQTNFQIIKSIRGTKAAGYKDGILATTNRNASTVVHTAIQHVSSQARMEVAKANTDIVEEIQMVATLDSKTSQQCRSMDKRKFPVDSGPRPPFHPNCRTTFILLTRLSAMFAKGATRASVGANGGQQVNADLDYYHWLQQQPASFQDVAIGPVRGKLFREGGLTVERFTELQLDRNFAPLTLVQMKGLEPLAFERAGI, from the coding sequence ATGGCAGCGAACCAGGCAGCACTTGACGCGACCATCCGGCACGCCGTCTTCCTCGAAAAACTCAAGGCAGGGGAGGTGGGCAAGTTCGCTCCCTTCCTCAAGGAGATCGACCGCTCAATCCGTGACAGGCTCACCCAGTCGGACCTAACAGAGTATAACGTCAAGCGCCTTGAAGCTTTGCTGAAGGAAGTGGATAGCCTACTGTTGGGCATCTTGGACCGTTACAGCGCGCAACTGAATCTCGACCTGGTGGACATCGCCAATTACGAGGCTGAGTTCGAGGCGACCAGCATTGCCAGGTCAGCACCGGTCGGCGTGTCGCTGGATGTAGTCGCGCCTACGGCTGCTGCAATCCGCACCGCGGTGCTGACGAATCCGCTCAGCGTGCGCGGTACCGGTGGCGGCAAGCTGTTGAAAACCTTCATCAAGAGCTGGACCGGCGCCGAACGTGAGCGCGTCACCGGCACCATCCGGCAGGGGTTCTTCGAAGGGCAGACGAACTTCCAGATCATCAAGAGCATTCGCGGTACCAAAGCCGCAGGGTACAAAGACGGAATCTTGGCAACTACCAACCGCAATGCCAGTACTGTCGTTCACACCGCCATCCAGCATGTGTCTTCCCAGGCGCGGATGGAGGTGGCCAAGGCAAACACGGATATCGTGGAAGAGATCCAGATGGTCGCCACGCTGGATAGCAAGACCAGCCAGCAGTGCCGCTCAATGGACAAGCGTAAGTTTCCGGTGGATTCAGGCCCAAGGCCGCCATTCCACCCGAACTGCCGTACCACCTTCATCCTACTGACCAGGCTCAGCGCAATGTTCGCCAAAGGCGCTACGCGGGCTTCTGTCGGTGCCAATGGCGGGCAACAGGTCAATGCTGATCTGGATTACTACCACTGGCTCCAGCAGCAACCGGCATCGTTCCAGGACGTGGCTATCGGACCTGTACGGGGCAAGCTGTTCCGGGAGGGCGGGTTGACCGTCGAGCGCTTCACTGAGCTGCAGCTTGATCGCAACTTTGCGCCGCTGACTCTGGTGCAGATGAAGGGGCTGGAGCCGCTGGCCTTCGAGCGAGCAGGGATCTAA
- a CDS encoding CTP synthase, translated as MELVYSNQLGDFDPNKRYRNPDLFRAVERGVTKVVIVGDYPEIKAAYDAAEIEVEVQTRKTPVTSAAGKARTAKDKVSAGKERTGKNVLNGGTNGTIKDGTEDEPVYIQKLESNDQWIIITRDGVRFGEFVGTADEAKAEADRLNEVKE; from the coding sequence ATGGAACTCGTTTATAGCAACCAGCTGGGTGACTTCGACCCGAACAAGCGCTACCGCAATCCCGATCTGTTCCGCGCAGTTGAGCGTGGCGTGACCAAGGTCGTTATCGTGGGCGATTACCCTGAGATCAAAGCCGCCTACGATGCCGCCGAGATCGAGGTGGAAGTACAGACTCGCAAGACTCCGGTTACCTCCGCTGCTGGCAAGGCAAGGACTGCCAAGGACAAGGTATCTGCCGGGAAAGAGAGGACGGGCAAAAATGTTCTGAACGGTGGCACCAATGGCACCATCAAGGACGGCACCGAAGACGAGCCGGTCTACATTCAGAAGCTGGAATCGAACGACCAGTGGATCATCATCACCCGCGACGGTGTACGATTCGGCGAGTTCGTCGGCACTGCCGATGAAGCGAAGGCCGAGGCTGACCGCCTGAACGAAGTCAAGGAGTAA
- a CDS encoding histidine kinase famiy protein: MPHKDLRVDDNVSADISDHPKDIFFAAVETTRMPMIVTDPNSPNNPIIFANQAFLEMTGYEHDEIFGKNCRFLQGVDTDRDVVTSIRNAIKAKQEFSTEILNYRKDGSSFWNALFISPIYNEKGDLIYFFASQLDVSRRRDAEEGLRQAQKMEALGQLTGGIAHDFNNLLQVIGGYVDLIGSAVEKPEANLERIKKSAFHAKSAVEKASTLTKQLLAFSRKQKLQGRVLNLNTLVGLVEPLIERTFGSGVRIELDLDDSLQNCRIDPTQAEMALLNIFINARDALIGRNNPKVFIETRNVSIRDLATSYEGLFPGSYVSISVTDNGIGMPSTIRDRVMDPFFTTKDEGKGSGLGLSMVYGFAKQSGGVARIYSEEGIGTTLRLYFPVDTASVTPEENRQKSDYEDGTEKVLIVEDRPDVAELVKMVLEDYGYTTEISLNAREALKRYEAGEKYDLLFTDLIMPGGMNGVMLAREVRRRMPKTKVLLTTGYAENSIERTDAGGSEFEVISKPYLPHDLARKVRQILDSPGGI; this comes from the coding sequence GTGCCGCATAAAGACCTTCGGGTAGACGATAATGTCTCTGCCGATATATCTGACCACCCTAAAGATATTTTTTTCGCTGCTGTTGAAACGACTCGCATGCCGATGATCGTCACGGACCCCAATTCGCCAAACAACCCGATAATTTTCGCCAATCAAGCTTTTTTGGAGATGACGGGTTACGAGCACGACGAGATTTTTGGCAAAAATTGTCGTTTTCTCCAAGGGGTGGATACCGATAGGGACGTCGTAACCTCTATCAGGAACGCCATAAAAGCGAAGCAAGAGTTCTCCACTGAGATTCTGAATTACAGAAAAGATGGCAGCAGCTTTTGGAACGCGTTGTTCATATCTCCTATTTATAACGAAAAGGGCGATTTGATTTATTTCTTTGCCTCGCAGTTGGACGTGAGCCGACGACGCGATGCAGAGGAAGGGCTGAGACAAGCTCAGAAAATGGAAGCGCTTGGCCAGCTCACCGGCGGGATCGCGCATGACTTCAACAATCTCCTCCAGGTCATAGGCGGCTATGTCGATCTAATTGGTAGTGCTGTCGAAAAGCCTGAAGCAAACCTAGAGCGGATCAAAAAGAGCGCTTTCCACGCAAAATCTGCAGTCGAGAAGGCCAGTACACTGACGAAGCAGCTATTGGCTTTTTCGCGAAAGCAAAAGCTGCAAGGTCGGGTTTTGAATTTAAACACCCTGGTTGGACTCGTAGAGCCGCTGATTGAGCGGACATTTGGTAGTGGCGTCAGGATAGAACTTGATCTAGACGATTCGTTACAAAATTGCCGAATCGATCCTACTCAAGCGGAAATGGCGCTCCTGAATATCTTTATCAATGCGCGCGATGCATTGATAGGTCGTAATAATCCGAAAGTATTCATTGAAACAAGAAACGTCAGTATTCGAGACTTGGCCACATCCTACGAAGGACTTTTCCCAGGCTCTTATGTAAGCATATCGGTAACGGACAACGGCATTGGTATGCCTTCAACGATTCGCGATAGGGTGATGGATCCATTTTTTACCACCAAAGATGAGGGCAAAGGATCTGGATTGGGATTGTCTATGGTTTATGGTTTTGCCAAGCAGTCCGGTGGGGTAGCTCGGATCTATTCAGAAGAAGGTATTGGCACAACCCTTCGCTTGTACTTCCCTGTTGATACGGCTTCCGTTACGCCCGAGGAGAATAGGCAGAAGTCTGACTATGAGGATGGTACTGAAAAGGTCCTGATCGTAGAAGATCGTCCAGACGTTGCTGAGCTAGTTAAGATGGTGCTTGAGGATTACGGGTACACTACTGAAATATCGCTGAATGCGCGTGAGGCGTTAAAGCGATACGAAGCCGGCGAAAAGTACGATCTTCTTTTCACAGATTTAATCATGCCTGGTGGTATGAATGGGGTAATGCTGGCGAGAGAGGTCAGGAGACGCATGCCGAAGACCAAGGTATTGCTTACTACCGGTTATGCAGAAAACTCCATCGAGCGCACGGATGCAGGTGGATCGGAATTTGAAGTGATATCGAAGCCGTATCTGCCTCACGACCTCGCTCGTAAAGTCAGGCAGATCCTGGATTCTCCAGGTGGCATTTAA
- a CDS encoding terminase large subunit domain-containing protein, with translation MPSLNVPQAQFLTLPHKFRAFVAGFGSGKTWVGCSALSKHFMEWPGVNAGYFAPTYPQIRDIFYPTMDEVAYDWGLKTKINQANHEVHIYSGRQYRGTVICRSMEKPQTIVGFKIGQALVDELDVLTAVKAQQAWRKIIARMRYNLPGLKNGVDVTTTPEGFKFVFLQFVKQLRDKPSLKEMYGLVQASTFDNELNLPDDYIASLMESYPPQLIMAYLKGQFVNLTSGTIYTAYDRKLNGCFDTVQPGEPLFIGMDFNVGKMAAITHVKRDQGLPRAVDELIDGYDTPDMIRRIKERYWEHDGNDFKKTCEIRIYPDASGDSRKSVNASITDLAMLKQAGFAVIAPAANPPVKDRINAMNAVFCNAQGERRYLVNPLTCPTYADGLEQQVWGANGEPDKTAGIDHANDAGGYFIHREYPIIKPVTAIKMGYAR, from the coding sequence ATGCCGAGCCTTAACGTTCCGCAGGCTCAGTTCCTCACGCTGCCCCACAAATTCCGTGCGTTCGTTGCCGGTTTCGGATCAGGTAAGACCTGGGTGGGCTGTTCGGCGCTGAGCAAGCACTTCATGGAGTGGCCTGGCGTCAACGCTGGCTACTTCGCACCGACTTACCCGCAGATCCGGGACATCTTCTATCCGACCATGGATGAGGTTGCCTACGACTGGGGGCTGAAGACCAAGATCAACCAGGCGAACCACGAGGTTCACATCTACAGCGGCCGGCAGTACCGCGGCACCGTGATTTGCCGGTCGATGGAGAAGCCGCAGACGATTGTCGGTTTCAAAATCGGCCAAGCTCTTGTGGATGAGCTGGACGTGCTGACCGCAGTCAAGGCGCAGCAGGCTTGGCGCAAGATCATCGCCCGGATGCGCTACAACTTACCCGGGCTGAAGAACGGGGTGGACGTCACCACGACGCCGGAGGGCTTCAAGTTCGTCTTCCTGCAGTTTGTGAAACAGCTGCGTGACAAGCCTTCACTGAAAGAGATGTACGGCCTGGTGCAGGCCAGCACGTTCGACAACGAGCTGAACCTGCCGGATGACTACATCGCCTCCCTGATGGAGTCATATCCGCCACAGCTGATCATGGCGTACCTCAAGGGCCAGTTCGTCAACCTGACGTCGGGAACGATTTACACTGCGTACGACCGCAAGCTCAACGGATGCTTCGACACCGTGCAGCCCGGCGAGCCGCTGTTCATCGGTATGGACTTCAACGTCGGGAAGATGGCAGCGATCACGCACGTTAAGCGCGACCAGGGGCTGCCCAGGGCAGTAGATGAGCTGATCGACGGCTACGACACGCCCGATATGATCCGTCGCATCAAGGAGCGCTACTGGGAGCACGACGGTAACGACTTCAAGAAGACATGCGAGATCAGGATTTACCCGGATGCCTCGGGCGATTCGCGCAAGTCCGTGAACGCTAGCATCACCGATCTGGCCATGCTCAAACAGGCCGGGTTCGCGGTCATCGCTCCAGCGGCAAACCCGCCGGTGAAGGATCGAATCAACGCAATGAACGCCGTCTTCTGTAATGCGCAGGGCGAGCGCCGCTACCTGGTCAACCCGCTCACCTGCCCAACCTATGCCGACGGCCTGGAGCAGCAGGTGTGGGGCGCGAATGGGGAGCCAGACAAAACCGCCGGCATCGATCACGCGAACGACGCCGGCGGCTACTTCATCCACCGCGAGTACCCGATCATCAAACCGGTCACCGCTATCAAAATGGGATACGCCCGATGA
- a CDS encoding phage tail protein, whose product MSVYFPNGATLSISSGFAAAKLISAISNANPGVATSAANGFANGDILLVTSGWEDINERAVRVSNAAAGAFTLEGIDTSNVAFFPDGISGGTAKKVTGWVAVNQVIGNSMSGGEQQYWTYAPLEARRDKQIPTTKNAQAFAFQLADDDSLAWYEELDKADREKEVRILRMSLPNGKTIYYAGYASFNKTPTLVRNEGAAVSFGFTINAEITAYRAPVVAGGGA is encoded by the coding sequence ATGTCTGTCTATTTCCCCAACGGGGCAACGCTTTCGATTTCCAGCGGGTTCGCTGCCGCCAAGCTAATCTCCGCAATCAGCAACGCGAACCCCGGTGTCGCCACCAGCGCCGCAAACGGCTTTGCGAATGGCGACATTCTGCTCGTCACGTCCGGCTGGGAGGACATCAACGAGCGCGCCGTGCGGGTATCCAATGCTGCCGCTGGCGCATTTACCCTGGAAGGTATCGACACATCCAATGTTGCTTTCTTCCCGGACGGCATCAGCGGCGGCACTGCCAAGAAAGTTACCGGCTGGGTAGCGGTCAACCAGGTGATCGGCAACTCCATGTCTGGCGGCGAGCAGCAATATTGGACTTACGCGCCGCTCGAAGCGCGCCGCGACAAGCAGATCCCGACCACCAAGAACGCGCAGGCCTTCGCCTTCCAGTTGGCCGATGATGACAGCCTGGCTTGGTACGAAGAGCTCGATAAGGCTGACCGCGAGAAGGAAGTACGCATCCTGCGTATGTCGCTGCCCAACGGCAAAACGATCTACTACGCCGGTTATGCTTCCTTCAACAAGACGCCGACGCTGGTGCGTAACGAAGGCGCGGCCGTCTCTTTCGGCTTCACCATCAACGCCGAGATCACCGCGTATCGCGCGCCTGTTGTCGCTGGCGGCGGGGCTTAA
- a CDS encoding DUF4055 domain-containing protein translates to MSNDVSFKRAEYTAVLDRWATVRDVCAGQHRVVDRLPYINAHDKSPENEDRNRAYRERAVFKNATGHTRNGLLGLAFHKDPTLTVPKKLEYLQDNANGSGVSIYQHSQGTLEKVLEAGRHGLYVDYHQDDGIGGHSVILSYCAEDIINWRTGMVNGHSVLTLVVLRESPEIPDGFGYKTAEQYRELALEDDGFVCRVWRRSGPKGGGPLAVIEEFRPEGVTGRLKEIPFTFVGAQNNDPSIDESPLYDIAMINLGHYRNSADYEDSVFWCGQAQPWISGLDEQWRDWMEKNGIYVGSRAPMMLPVGGAFGYAQPTPNTLVKEAMADKNQMMIELGARMVVASLATKTATESRGDQSASTSVLAGCVANVSEAYTRALMWCCFYMGIADNKVGYQVNQEFVELTADPQMITALVGLWQNGGFAKADLRAYLRKLGLIAPERTDKQIDGELEEQGDGLGLDDEDKVDGSEPGST, encoded by the coding sequence ATGAGCAACGACGTCTCCTTCAAGCGGGCGGAATACACGGCAGTGCTGGACCGCTGGGCAACCGTCCGCGACGTCTGCGCCGGCCAGCACCGGGTAGTCGATCGGCTGCCTTACATCAACGCGCACGACAAGTCGCCGGAGAACGAAGATCGGAACCGGGCTTACCGCGAGCGGGCGGTGTTCAAGAACGCCACCGGTCACACCCGTAACGGGCTGCTGGGCCTGGCTTTCCATAAAGACCCGACCCTCACGGTGCCGAAGAAGCTGGAATACCTGCAAGACAACGCCAACGGCTCCGGAGTGAGCATTTACCAGCATTCACAAGGCACGCTTGAGAAGGTGCTTGAGGCTGGCCGCCACGGCCTGTACGTCGACTATCACCAGGACGACGGCATCGGCGGGCACTCGGTGATCCTGTCGTACTGCGCCGAGGACATCATCAACTGGCGCACCGGCATGGTGAACGGCCATAGCGTGCTGACCCTGGTGGTGCTGCGCGAGTCGCCGGAGATTCCCGACGGGTTCGGCTACAAAACGGCTGAGCAGTACCGGGAGCTGGCGCTAGAGGATGACGGGTTTGTGTGCCGGGTCTGGCGTCGGTCCGGGCCGAAAGGTGGCGGGCCGCTGGCGGTCATCGAAGAGTTCAGGCCGGAAGGCGTTACCGGGCGTCTCAAGGAGATCCCGTTCACCTTCGTCGGCGCGCAGAACAACGACCCAAGCATCGACGAATCGCCGCTATACGACATCGCCATGATCAACCTGGGCCATTACCGGAACAGCGCTGACTACGAAGACAGCGTGTTCTGGTGCGGGCAGGCTCAACCGTGGATCAGCGGCCTGGATGAGCAATGGCGCGACTGGATGGAGAAGAACGGCATCTATGTTGGCTCCAGAGCCCCGATGATGCTACCTGTCGGTGGCGCATTCGGTTACGCGCAGCCCACGCCCAATACGCTGGTCAAGGAGGCCATGGCCGACAAAAACCAGATGATGATCGAACTCGGCGCTCGGATGGTTGTGGCTTCGCTTGCTACCAAGACCGCTACAGAGTCCCGCGGCGATCAGTCGGCATCCACGTCGGTCCTGGCTGGCTGCGTTGCCAACGTCAGCGAGGCCTACACCCGTGCACTCATGTGGTGTTGCTTTTACATGGGCATTGCCGACAACAAAGTCGGTTACCAGGTCAATCAGGAGTTCGTCGAACTGACGGCTGATCCGCAGATGATTACGGCGTTGGTTGGCTTGTGGCAGAACGGCGGATTCGCCAAGGCTGACTTGCGGGCTTACCTGCGCAAGCTTGGGCTGATCGCGCCAGAGCGCACGGACAAGCAGATCGATGGCGAGCTGGAAGAGCAGGGCGATGGCCTTGGGCTGGACGACGAGGACAAAGTAGATGGCAGCGAACCAGGCAGCACTTGA
- a CDS encoding DUF2280 domain-containing protein translates to MAALKDEVKAFIVQALACFDTPSQVCQAVKEQYGIEVSRQLCERYDPTKYSGRDLGQKWKTFFEECRKRFREETVDIPIANRAFRLRAMNRFVEKAESMKNIGLALQILEQAAKETGDIYVNRARKEEAGDEPVIPTRIQVDVVDARKPNAEP, encoded by the coding sequence ATGGCAGCCCTGAAAGATGAGGTGAAGGCCTTTATTGTCCAAGCCCTGGCCTGCTTCGATACTCCCAGTCAGGTTTGCCAGGCCGTCAAGGAGCAATACGGCATTGAGGTGTCCCGCCAACTGTGTGAGCGATACGACCCAACCAAGTATTCCGGTCGGGACCTCGGGCAGAAGTGGAAGACGTTTTTTGAAGAGTGCCGCAAGCGCTTCCGGGAAGAGACTGTCGATATTCCGATCGCTAACCGCGCCTTCCGTCTGCGTGCCATGAACCGTTTTGTGGAGAAGGCCGAGTCGATGAAGAACATCGGCCTAGCCCTGCAGATCCTCGAGCAAGCCGCGAAAGAAACCGGTGACATTTACGTCAACCGGGCCAGGAAGGAAGAGGCGGGCGACGAACCGGTGATCCCGACCCGCATCCAGGTAGACGTGGTGGATGCGAGGAAGCCGAATGCCGAGCCTTAA
- a CDS encoding recombination protein NinG, with amino-acid sequence MIAKQPKPKKCKNPACGISFPPQRLGQAVCSPKCGLAIKDVNQAKARKSLAQVNRREIKVRKEKLKSRADHLREAQAAVNAYVRLRDAYLPCISCDSAPNDNDLMTGSRWDAGHYRSVGACPELRFEPLNIHRQCVKCNRNLSGNAVEYRIRLVVRIGAEKVAWLEGQHAPCKYTVEEIKAIKAKYRAMTRELKKGEAA; translated from the coding sequence ATGATCGCCAAGCAACCCAAACCGAAGAAGTGCAAGAACCCCGCATGCGGCATCAGCTTCCCGCCGCAGCGCCTGGGCCAAGCCGTATGCAGCCCGAAATGCGGCTTGGCCATCAAGGACGTGAATCAGGCGAAGGCGCGCAAGTCGCTGGCCCAGGTTAACCGCCGCGAGATCAAAGTCCGTAAGGAGAAGCTGAAGAGTAGGGCGGATCACCTGCGTGAGGCCCAGGCCGCAGTGAATGCGTACGTGCGCCTTCGCGACGCGTACTTGCCGTGCATCAGTTGCGACTCGGCGCCCAACGACAACGACCTCATGACCGGCAGCCGCTGGGACGCCGGACATTACCGTTCCGTCGGCGCCTGCCCGGAGCTGCGCTTCGAGCCGCTGAACATCCACCGGCAGTGCGTGAAGTGCAACCGCAACCTGTCCGGCAACGCCGTGGAGTACCGCATTCGCCTGGTGGTTCGCATCGGCGCCGAGAAGGTGGCCTGGCTGGAAGGGCAGCATGCGCCCTGCAAGTACACCGTGGAAGAGATCAAGGCCATCAAGGCCAAGTATCGAGCAATGACCAGAGAACTGAAAAAAGGGGAAGCCGCATGA
- a CDS encoding DnaT-like ssDNA-binding protein, with protein sequence MMLIIEDGTGKPDAESYASAEDLALYAVKFGAVIPAGAPAQEALLRRAALVMDGMTWKGRKSNSEQALSWPRREVLLDREIKPNNYLPARIQYGQMALAAEIHQDDIDPIDKRKGAVTLERVEGAVTREYAAISNTSNRLLPAAPDRPSATQFADYLQKRGLFAVRA encoded by the coding sequence ATCATGCTCATCATCGAGGACGGCACTGGCAAGCCTGACGCCGAAAGCTATGCGAGCGCCGAGGATCTGGCCCTGTATGCCGTGAAATTCGGCGCGGTCATCCCTGCGGGCGCTCCGGCGCAAGAGGCGTTGCTTCGCCGGGCCGCCTTGGTGATGGATGGCATGACCTGGAAGGGCCGCAAGTCGAATAGCGAGCAGGCTTTATCCTGGCCGCGCCGGGAAGTGTTGCTGGATCGCGAGATCAAGCCGAACAACTACCTGCCGGCGCGCATCCAGTACGGGCAGATGGCCCTGGCCGCCGAGATTCATCAGGACGATATCGATCCAATCGACAAGCGCAAGGGGGCTGTGACGCTGGAGCGCGTCGAGGGCGCGGTAACTCGCGAGTACGCGGCGATATCGAACACCAGCAATCGATTGCTGCCGGCGGCGCCGGATCGACCGAGTGCAACGCAGTTTGCCGACTACCTACAAAAGCGCGGGCTGTTCGCAGTGCGAGCATAG